A portion of the Psilocybe cubensis strain MGC-MH-2018 chromosome 10, whole genome shotgun sequence genome contains these proteins:
- a CDS encoding translation initiation factor eIF5A: MSDDEQHNQTFEQTGSGASLTFPMQCSALRKNGHVVIKGRPCKIVDMSTSKTGKHGHAKVHLVAIDIFTGKKLEDISPSTHNMDVPNVRRDEYQLVNIDEGFLNLMTNDGVTKDDVKVPEGDIGKEIQGAFDEGKDLLVTIVSAMGEEQAISYKEAPATK; this comes from the exons atGTCGGACGATGAGCAGCACAACCAGACCTTCGAGCAG ACCGGCTCCGGCGCGTCCTTGACCTTCCCCATGCAATGCTCTGCTCTTCGCAAGAACGGACATGTTGTTATCAAGG GCCGCCCCTGCAAGATCGTTGACATGTCCACCTCCAAGACTGGAAAGCACGGACATGCCAAGGTCCATCTCGTCGCCATCGAT ATCTTCACTGGCAAGAAGTTG GAAGATATCTCCCCTTCCACCCACAACATGGATGTCCCCAACGTCCGTCGTGATGAATACCAACTC GTCAACATCGACGAGGGTTTCCTTAACCTCATGACCAACGACGGTGTCACCAAGGACGATGTCAAGGTTCCCGAGGGCGATATCGGCAAGGAGATCCAGGGCGCTTTCGACGAGGGCAAGGACCTTTTGGTCACCATCGTCAGCGCTATGGGTGAGGAGCAG GCCATCTCCTACAAGGAGGCTCCCGCTACCAAATAA
- a CDS encoding Cysteine and glycine-rich protein 2 yields the protein MCNKRLDSMTLLEHDQQSFGTRDLRHANLPYAQPPADDAAGSGTPSSPTSPNFRNNFTPLRPLNTGVGGAPRATSPLPRLRPNRSLATSPISSSFPRGPNASVQQAFQASATANSPTAGSTNAATSLNLHSNSTSDPKTTDQDTNDNDSAPPTTDDTEEAEVHHSLVGPDSVPVNAETAETEEVDDVDSLPGVTAAATPYPSNTGRPGIGTIPRTVPLYLNGYNSSIGAGAQRTPVKQHHPSQSLSSIPSSSSPTATSPSASSPSNLSKEAEDLPSRYNAGSMSPRGFSNMMPLAPTATGTRYGIALGGGPGPGPGGVGVQMTGTTTGTPRKWGAGTPQCARCAKSVYFAEQVKAAGKTYHKHCLRCVECNTTLDSSRLRDHDGEPFCVRCYGKLHGPQGSGYALLGKAGG from the exons ATGTGCAACAAGAGACTTGACTCTATGACTCTGCTCGAGCATGATCAACAG AGCTTCGGCACGCGCGACCTACGTCATGCAAACCTACCATATGCGCAGCCTCCCGCCGACGACGCAGCTGGAAGTGGCACACCGTCCTCACCCACATCCCCCAACTTCAGAAACAACTTTACACCCCTCCGCCCTCTGAACACCGGTGTAGGAGGGGCTCCAAGAGCCACGAGCCCCCTCCCGCGTCTCCGCCCAAACAGATCACTAGCGACCAGTCCCATTTCGTCGTCCTTCCCTCGCGGACCAAATGCTTCTGTGCAACAGGCATTCCAGGCGTCTGCAACTGCCAACAGTCCGACCGCTGGGAGCACCAATGCGGCCACGAGTCTAAATCTACATTCTAACTCTACCTCGGACCCTAAAACCACTGATCAAGATACTAATGATAATGATAGTGCACCGCCGACAACGGACGACacagaggaggcggaggtacACCATTCCCTTGTCGGTCCAGATTCTGTCCCCGTCAACGCCGAGACAGCAGAGACGGAGGAGGTCGATGATGTCGATTCTCTGCCAGGGGTCACAGCTGCTGCGACACCGTACCCGTCCAACACCGGCAGACCAGGAATCGGCACTATCCCCCGCACCGTCCCGCTCTATCTGAACGGGTACAACAGCAGCATCGGTGCCGGCGCCCAGCGCACACCCGTCAAACAGCACCACCCCTCGCAAAGTCTCAGCTCGATCCCATCAAGCTCTTCTCCCACCGCTACATCACCCTCCGCGTCCTCGCCTTCGAATCTGAGCAAGGAAGCTGAAGACCTCCCGAGTAGGTATAATGCAGGCAGTATGAGCCCAAGAGGCTTCAGTAATATGATGCCCCTTGCTCCTACGGCCACTGGTACGCGGTACGGTATTGCGCTGGGTGGtggtcctggtcctggtcctggtGGGGTGGGGGTGCAAATGACGGGCACGACGACAGGCACCCCGCGCAAATGGGGCGCCGGCACACCCCAATGTGCACGATGCGCGAAAAGCGTCTATTTCGCCGAACAG GTCAAAGCAGCGGGGAAAACGTACCATAAACATTGTCTCCGGTGCGTGGAGTGTAATACGACGTTGGACTCGAGCCGGTTGCGCGATCATGATGGAGAGCCGTTTTGTGTGCGGTGTTATGGCAAg CTACACGGTCCTCAAGGCAGCGGATACGCTCTGCTCGGGAAAGCCGGTGGTTGA
- a CDS encoding PIH1 domain-containing protein 1: MSSTNVLRIELSPKPGFCIKSAALNPALLPPTASSPSPNILEPAPQPIPVPKGQKIFVNLAWDPNVPPPPDASEEEIKRAMQGEDAVDDANPSGWYVPVIVSNARQDKDKSGNPSLVFDCIFNSTVKSRTLRDPEFKIFLVELSLQRIEAQTGLELSRNIGTPNIASKGKLLPRSVHIPSHMVPALVGAPSPSPSPSTAGVSATPASKSNPLIQELPSSSPTNDRTLISPSSTSTSSAPATKPTTTSGSGPGSTLPGLKGILKKPSSAASSASATPGSASTRLDWSWTKEAPSGRLRIDVRVPGLTPTLITTSTLDIEPNRLVLSIPGHPTLDIDTSLSDAEIVARVAGSYSSSSSSSKSTGKANGRPKASASATALKSPTPTASKEQEDDADANENDDTAETEKDKETMRILTLKRQRDFALDDADAVWEVGSARVIIRLRLNVPVRLATVYPRALLELGTLVFYEV; the protein is encoded by the exons ATGTCCTCCACAAACGTACTACGCATCGAGCTATCCCCAAAACCAGGCTTCTGCATCAAGTCGGCCGCACTCAACCCTGCCCTCCTCCCTCCCACCGCATCATCCCCTTCTCCGAACATCCTCGAACCTGCTCCCCAGCCTATCCCCGTTCCAAAAGGTCAAAAAATCTTTGTCAATCTCGCATGGGACCCCAATGTGCCCCCACCGCCCGACGCCAGCGAGGAGGAGATCAAGCGCGCCATGCAAGGTGAGGACGCGGTCGATGATGCCAACCCTTCTGGCTGGTACGTCCCCGTCATCGTGTCCAACGCAAGACAAGACAAGGACAAAT CTGGAAACCCGTCACTGGTATTTGACTGCATATTCAACTCTACAGTGAAATCACGCACGCTGCGCGATCCCGAGTTCAAGATCTTTCTCGTCG AACTCTCTCTGCAACGCATCGAGGCGCAGACGGGGCTAGAGCTCTCGCGGAACATTGGCACACCCAACATCGCAAGCAAGGGCAAGCTGCTCCCTCGTTCCGTGCACATCCCCTCGCACATGGTTCCTGCCCTCGTAGGCGccccatcgccatcgccatcgccatccaCCGCCGGTGTCTCCGCGACTCCTGCATCAAAATCGAATCCCCTCATCCAGGAactcccctcctcctcgccgACAAACGATCGCACCCTCATCAGCCCCTcatctacatctacatctaGCGCGCCCGCCACAAAGCCTACCACCACAAGCGGAAGCGGGCCTGGATCGACCCTCCCCGGGCTCAAAGGCATTCTGAAGAAGCCCAGCAGCGCcgcttcctctgcctctgctaCACCCGGTTCCGCGTCCACAAGGCTCGATTGGTCCTGGACGAAAGAGGCCCCTTCCGGGCGGCTGAGGATCGATGTTCGTGTTCCTGGGCTG ACACCCACCCTAATAACCACATCCACACTCGACATCGAGCCCAACAGACTCGTCCTCTCCATCCCGGGCCATCCGACACTCGACATCGACACGAGCCTGTCGGACGCGGAGATCGTGGCGCGCGTTGCTGGTTCttattcctcctcctcgtcgtcgtctaaGAGTACAGGTAAAGCGAATGGTAGACCTAAAGCGTCGGCGTCAGCCACCGCGCTCAAATCCCCCACCCCTACCGCGTCCAAGGAGCAGGAagacgacgccgacgccaaCGAAAATGATGACACAGCCGAAACCgagaaagacaaagaaacaaTGCGCATACTCACTCTCAAGCGGCAGCGCGATTTTGCGCTTGATGACGCCGACGCGGTGTGGGAGGTTGGGAGTGCGAGGGTC ATTATAAGATTAAGATTAAATGTGCCGGTGCGACTGGCAACTGTGTACCCTCGGGCTCTATTGGAACTTGGTACTTTGGTATTTTACGAGGTGTGA
- a CDS encoding Phospho-2-dehydro-3-deoxyheptonate aldolase, tyrosine-inhibited has protein sequence MYNVSPIPDFDDDAKVQQYMQDRRVIGYDPLVQPALLRHEITSTTNAKKTIASARYSAARILAGQDDRVLVIVGPCSIHSVDQALEYARLLKAKIPEWPNLLIIMRAYFEVIDIRALLYFYHRAHTKPRTTVGWKGLINDPDIDGSFKINKGLHMARQLLCDLTDLGVPVGSELLDTISPQYIADLISWGAIGARTTESQLHRELASGVSFPIGFKNGTDGSVTVAIDAMHSASNPHAFMGVTEQGLAAIVKTRGNKDVHVILRGGTKGPNYASEYVRKAAEDIEKKAKKGVDGERPFGSIMVDCSHGNSSKNHRNQPLVIDNICAQLSAGERNITGVMIESHINEGRQDVPPEGPGALRYGVSITDACVDWACTVEMLGKLDQAVKKRREVLIAAGLETPAAFERAQRV, from the exons ATGTACAACGTCTCTCCCATCCCTGACTTTGACGACGACGCAAAGGTCCAGCAGTACATGCAGGACAGGCGTGTCATTGGT TACGACCCGCTTGTGCAGCCTGCACTCCTGAGACACGAGATCACATCGACCACCAACGCCAAAAAGACCATCGCCTCTGCGCGGTACAGCGCCGCACGCATTTTGGCTGGCCAGGACGACCGCGTCCTCGTCATCGTTGGGCCCTGCTCCATCCACTCTGTCGACCAGGCCCTCGAGTACGCCCGTCTCCTCAAAGCAAAAATCCCCGAATGGCCCaacctcctcatcatcatgcGGGCTTACTT CGAGGTAATTGATATCAGAGCGTTACTTTATTTCTATCACCGTGCTCATACC AAACCACGCACGACTGTCGGCTGGAAAGGCCTCATTAACGATCCGGACATTGATGGCTCCTTCAAGATCAACAAAGGCCTCCATATGGCCCGCCAATTACTCTGCGATCTCACTGATCTTGGCGTACCCGTTGGCTCTGAGCTCCTAGACACCATCTCTCCGCAATATATCGCCGACC TGATCTCCTGGGGCGCGATAGGCGCGCGCACCACCGAGTCGCAGCTGCACCGCGAGCTCGCGTCCGGTGTGTCTTTCCCTATTGGCTTCAAGAATGGTACGGATGGAAG CGTAACAGTCGCAATCGACGCCATGCACTCCGCCTCGAACCCGCACGCATTCATGGGCGTAACCGAACAAGGCCTCGCAGCCATCGTCAAAACGCGCGGAAACAAGGACGTGCACGTTATCCTCCGCGGCGGGACCAAGGGCCCGAACTACGCGTCCGAATACGTACGCAAAGCCGCGGAGGATATTgagaagaaggcgaagaagggGGTGGATGGGGAGAGGCCGTTTGGGAGTATTATGGTTGATTGTAGTC ACGGCAACTCCTCAAAAAACCACCGCAACCAGCCCCTCGTAATCGACAACATCTGCGCCCAGCTCTCCGCAGGCGAACGCAACATTACCGGTGTGATGATCGAGTCGCATATAAATGAGGGGAGGCAGGATGTGCCGCCCGAGGGACCGGGGGCGTTGAGGTATGGTGTGAGTATTACGGATGCGTGTGTGGATTGGGCGTGTACGGTGGAGATGCTTGGGAAGCTTGATCAG GCTGTCAAGAAGAGACGCGAGGTGCTTATTGCCGCTGGATTGGAAACGCCAGCTGCTTTTGAGCGTGCGCAGCGCGTTTAG
- a CDS encoding Exosome complex component RRP42, giving the protein MNSTLLSKAEKSYIQAGLQSTPPSRGDGRGLADYRAIALETGVAPLANGSARVSIGRSPHDGAGGTEVLAASKLEVESVEPGSAGVEGGRVSCSVTCSPAAYPHLTSSALDDLQHDLTALLHESLSHPSLHPRNLGILRGTKHAKAWVLHLDAVVLVDSGNVCDALFMAARAALCDTRVPRTRSVEYKARRNAGAAAAGGGGGVVGASAAAKGQGDMDVDEEAVSGFDTRQIQSATDFELPDYWDEGEPLDGRDRWPICVTLNVVSNVHFLDASTQEESATPLRLLLLFAFESTQSVKLQGMRTLGSSELTSSQLADLLKAGEKYAREIWQSLNAKLTEESLAKIKERNKF; this is encoded by the exons ATGAACAGCACCTTGCTATCCAAAGCCGAAAAATCATACATCCAAGCCGGACTGCAATCCACGCCTCCCTCGCGCGGAGACGGGCGGGGGCTGGCGGACTACCGCGCGATCGCACTCGAGACGGGCGTCGCGCCGCTGGCGAACGGGAGCGCGCGCGTGAGCATCGGGCGCAGCCCGCACGACGGGGCGGGCGGCACGGAGGTGCTCGCTGCTTCCAAACTCGAGGTGGAGAGTGTCGAGCCGGGCAGTGCGGGTGTTGAAGGTGGGCGGGTGTCGTGTTCTGTTACCTG CTCTCCAGCCGCATACCCGCACCTCACCTCCTCCGCACTCGACGACCTCCAACACGACCTGACCGCGCTCCTGCACGAGTCCCTCTCCCACCCGTCTCTCCACCCACGTAACCTCGGCATTCTACGCGGGACAAAGCATGCCAAGGCATGGGTGCTGCACCTGGACGCCGTCGTGCTCGTCGACTCGGGGAACGTGTGCGATGCGCTTTTCATGGCTGCGCGCGCGGCGCTGTGCGATACGCGGGTGCCGCGCACGCGGAGCGTTGAGTATAAAGCGCGTAGGAATGCcggagctgctgctgctggtggtggtggtggtgtggtAGGGGCAAGTGCGGCAGCGAAAGGACAGGGCGatatggatgtggatgaggaGGCGGTGAGCGGGTTCGACACGCGGCAGATCCAGAGCGCGACGGACTTTGAGCTGCCCGACTACTGGGACGAAGGCGAGCCGCTCGACGGGCGCGATCGCTGGCCCATCTGCGTCACTCTGAACGTC GTATCAAACGTCCACTTCCTAGACGCAAGCACACAAGAAGAATCCGCTACACCCCTccgccttctcctcctcttcgcaTTTGAATCCACACAGTCCGTCAAACTCCAGGGCATGCGCACGCTAGGCAGCAGCGAACTCACATCGTCCCAGCTCGCCGATCTTCTCAAG GCAGGTGAAAAATATGCACGCGAGATTTGGCAATCCCTCAATGCAAAATTAACCGAAGAATCCCTCGCCAAAATAAAAGAGCGGAACAAGTTCTAA
- a CDS encoding Abasic site processing protein (Abasic site processing protein YMR114C), whose product MCGRFSLRVDRGDIQRLPGLDIDVDEWVDEEEFVPRYNIAPRTQAPVIRRRDRSPSSSSSSSSQNNDSLIMQTMKWGLVPHWSKVEDKSLNTTNARSENLIAGGGMWASIKGKQRYYEWLTKGKDKLPHFTKRKDGKLLLMAGLYDSVVLEGKTLWTFTIVTTDANKEFSWLHDRQPVFLTTREALYQWLDTSSQTWTPKLTEMVQPYSGSVPLACYAVPKEVGKVGTESPTYIEPITDRKDGIEAMFSKQKQKASPTKTAPTKRKAESITPSPDTKGSQPVKLEDDHPDDKKIKLDHGDDSNQPLEEKKTCMSREPISLPDQKPVPRQLKPSPKKSSAKSKAPPGNSKISSFFAKG is encoded by the exons ATGTGCGGCAGATTCTCTTTACGTGTAGAT CGTGGCGACATACAGCGCTTGCCTGGGCTGGATATTGATGTCGACGAATgggtggatgaagaagagttTGTCCCGAGATATAATATCGCTCCACGTACACAAGCTCCTGTTATTCGGCGCAGGGACAGAAgcccttcttcctcgtcctcatcctcttctcagAATAATGATAGCTTGATTATGCAAACCATGAAATGGGGTCTAGTTCCTCACTGGAGCAAAGTCGAAGACAAGTCGTTAAACACCACAAACGCGCGGTCTGAGAACCTCATTGCTGGTGGCGGTATGTGGGCCAGTATCAAGGGCAAGCAGCG CTACTACGAATGGCTGACGAAAGGGAAAGACAAGCTCCCACATTTCACCAAACGCAAGGACGGGAAACTATTGCTCATGGCTGGTCTCTATGACTCAGTTGTATTGGAAG GAAAAACTTTATGGACGTTTACTATTGTCACCACTGACGCGAACAAGGAATTCTCGTGGCTGCATGATCGTCAACCAGTGTTTCTCACCACTCGTGAAGCATTATACCAGTGGCTTGATACATCATCACAGACTTGGACTCCGAAGCTCACTGAGATGGTTCAGCCATATTCTGGATCTGTCCCTTTAGCATG CTATGCTGTTCCGAAGGAAGTAGGCAAGGTTGGGACAGAGTCGCCGACGTACATTGAACCTATTACAGATCGTAAAGACGGCATTGAAGCCATGTTTTCAAAGCAGAAGCAAAAGGCTTCTCCGACTAAAACTGCTCCAACTAAGAGGAAGGCCGAGTCTATAACCCCATCTCCAGATACGAAAGGTTCTCAGCCTGTGAAATTGGAGGACGACCATCCAGACGataagaaaatcaaattggaCCATGGGGATGATTCAAATCAACCACTTGAG GAAAAAAAGACATGCATGTCGCGGGAACCGATATCTCTTCCAGACCAGAAACCTGTGCCAAGGCAGCTTAAACCATCTCCGAAAAAGTCATCTGCCAAG AGTAAAGCACCTCCAGGAAATAGCAAGATCAGCTCATTCTTTGCGAAAGGCTGA